A region from the Fimbriimonadaceae bacterium genome encodes:
- a CDS encoding Hsp20/alpha crystallin family protein: MITRYTPFARLRDIDRFGKMMDEMFGGASDEVRGTWMPAVDIKETAEALKFVAELPGMDEEKIEVELVGDVLTIRGEREFAKEENREDYVRIERSYGSFQRSFTIDIPVDREKVEASYEHGVLTVLVPKAPGVVGRKVPINKQATS; the protein is encoded by the coding sequence ATGATTACCCGCTACACACCCTTTGCACGCCTTCGCGACATCGACCGCTTCGGCAAGATGATGGACGAGATGTTTGGCGGGGCGTCCGACGAAGTGCGCGGCACCTGGATGCCCGCTGTGGACATCAAGGAGACGGCCGAGGCGCTGAAGTTCGTCGCCGAACTGCCCGGCATGGACGAGGAGAAGATCGAGGTGGAGCTCGTCGGCGACGTCCTCACGATTCGAGGCGAGCGAGAGTTCGCCAAGGAAGAGAATCGCGAGGACTACGTTCGAATCGAGCGGAGCTACGGTTCCTTCCAGCGCTCGTTCACCATCGACATTCCGGTCGATCGCGAGAAGGTCGAGGCATCCTACGAGCACGGCGTGCTCACCGTGTTGGTGCCGAAGGCGCCGGGCGTCGTGGGTCGCAAGGTCCCGATCAATAAGCAGGCGACTTCGTAA
- a CDS encoding sodium:proton antiporter — MFTIDRIEILLLIAAVVSILARRVRLPYTIGLVLTGGAMAVFQWDSGIRVTKELIFTLFLPPLIFEAALAIRWGELKRDIAPLAAMATVGVLLASLCVFAGMHYALGWDWRPALMFGVLISATDPVSVIAMMKEANVQGRLKLLVEGESLLNDGAAAAFFAVALVAVTGEAPTAVEAAGSFLVTAGGGIAVGALVGGACLLLMGRTTDHLVEVTITTVAAFGAFLGAEHLHLSGVLATLVSGLILGNWGPLKALTARGRDDAETFWEFAAFVANSLVFLLMGTRLAQPDYALVWVASLSGIGFVLLGRAVSVYAVCALFARTGKRVRGLHQHILFWGGLRGALALALALALPESLPGRHEVVTVAFAVVAFSVVVQGLTVKPLLARIPADQCD; from the coding sequence GTGTTCACGATCGATCGGATCGAGATTTTGCTCCTGATCGCCGCGGTGGTGTCGATTCTCGCGCGCCGCGTGCGGTTGCCCTACACGATCGGTCTGGTTCTCACGGGAGGGGCGATGGCGGTCTTCCAGTGGGACTCGGGGATCCGGGTCACGAAGGAGCTGATCTTCACCCTCTTCCTGCCGCCTCTGATCTTCGAGGCGGCGCTGGCCATTCGCTGGGGCGAGTTGAAGCGGGACATCGCGCCCTTGGCGGCGATGGCCACCGTCGGGGTTTTGTTGGCGAGTCTGTGCGTGTTCGCGGGCATGCACTACGCGCTCGGCTGGGATTGGCGTCCCGCGCTGATGTTCGGCGTCCTCATTTCGGCGACCGATCCCGTTTCGGTCATCGCGATGATGAAGGAGGCGAACGTCCAGGGGCGGTTGAAGCTGCTGGTCGAGGGCGAGAGTCTGCTCAACGACGGCGCCGCCGCGGCATTCTTCGCCGTCGCGTTGGTGGCGGTCACAGGAGAGGCTCCCACGGCGGTCGAGGCGGCCGGCTCGTTCTTGGTCACGGCTGGCGGAGGCATCGCGGTGGGCGCGCTCGTGGGCGGAGCATGCCTGCTGCTGATGGGCCGGACAACCGACCACCTGGTGGAGGTGACCATCACCACGGTGGCGGCGTTCGGAGCGTTCCTTGGCGCGGAGCACCTCCACCTTTCGGGGGTGCTGGCCACGCTCGTCTCGGGGCTGATTCTCGGGAATTGGGGACCGCTCAAGGCGCTCACGGCCCGAGGGCGGGACGATGCCGAGACGTTCTGGGAGTTTGCGGCGTTCGTGGCCAACTCGCTGGTGTTCCTTCTGATGGGGACGCGTTTGGCGCAACCCGATTACGCGCTGGTTTGGGTCGCCTCCTTGTCGGGCATCGGATTCGTGCTCTTGGGGCGCGCGGTCTCCGTCTACGCGGTCTGCGCGCTCTTCGCCCGCACGGGCAAACGGGTGCGGGGCCTGCACCAGCACATCCTCTTTTGGGGCGGGTTGCGCGGTGCGCTCGCCCTCGCGCTGGCCCTCGCGCTGCCCGAGTCCCTGCCGGGGCGGCACGAAGTGGTGACGGTGGCGTTCGCCGTGGTCGCGTTCTCGGTGGTCGTGCAGGGGTTGACGGTGAAGCCCCTGCTCGCGCGCATTCCCGCCGACCAGTGCGATTAG
- a CDS encoding VOC family protein produces MDRSVAFYRDVLGLKPAVVSPYWSHFELEGGALGLHPPLEGASAPYAVAKKGWVVGVRTPDVKALREKLVAAGADVDADYYELPQGTSLTFRDPDGNPIQAVQLGVKKADL; encoded by the coding sequence ATGGATCGCTCGGTGGCCTTCTACCGCGACGTGCTCGGGCTGAAGCCCGCGGTCGTGAGTCCGTACTGGTCGCACTTCGAGCTGGAGGGCGGGGCGCTGGGCCTGCACCCTCCCCTCGAAGGGGCGTCCGCCCCGTATGCGGTGGCCAAGAAGGGATGGGTCGTCGGTGTTCGAACCCCGGACGTGAAGGCGTTGCGCGAGAAGCTCGTCGCCGCCGGCGCCGACGTCGATGCGGACTACTACGAGCTTCCCCAAGGCACTTCGCTCACCTTTCGGGATCCCGACGGGAACCCGATCCAAGCCGTTCAGTTAGGGGTCAAGAAGGCCGACCTGTAG
- a CDS encoding thioredoxin family protein, which yields MKIRPLSTLAVLLVLVGSAMSQTPSKPKSTDVLLAAAKQEARAQKKSLFVIFHASW from the coding sequence ATGAAGATCCGCCCACTCTCCACGCTCGCCGTGTTGCTGGTCCTTGTGGGAAGCGCGATGAGCCAGACGCCTTCCAAGCCCAAGAGCACGGACGTTCTCCTTGCGGCGGCCAAGCAAGAGGCCCGCGCCCAGAAGAAGAGCCTTTTCGTCATCTTCCACGCCTCGTGGTGA
- a CDS encoding zinc-dependent metalloprotease, with protein sequence MSFPTRGLVPLIVAVLMPAVWAQTSPPTEPPPQREAPKEQRQTSKPGEPKPYKEVVTAEAKTQTGLFAVHRIGDKVLFEIPKQALGAEMLWTTEIAESPLGGFGGTQLGDNVVRWTRRENKIFLRKVSHSIRAADDAAIKIAVAAASVEPIIAAFDVEAEGEGGSAVIDVTKFFTSDPQDFSAKRAVNGGNVDASRSYIDSVKAFPTNIETRSLLTFNAAPPAAPSPFGGRGAGGARNTASSATALVHYSMVLLPETPMHPREYDSRVGYFSVGFQEYGAPENRVMDKRYISRFRLEKKDPAAAVSEPVKPIVFYLSREVPEKWRAPMKQGIEWWNKAFETAGFRNAIVARDAPTAAEDPNWDPEDARYSVVRWAPTPTENAMGPSVQDPRSGETISAHIIVWHNVLNLAQMWYFVQASPNDPSAQRLPLPDELTGRLIEYVVAHEVGHTLGLQHNFRGSSTYSIAQLRDPKFTEQYGTEASVMDYGRFNYVAQPGDGARLIPTLGPYDLFAIEWGYKPILGNASQEKTELDKIAARQVTNPMLRFGGGMREDPTQQSEDLGDDALEATRLGLLNLERVMKYLVAATTKPGEDYSFLQEVYQRVLGQRSMELNHVTRLVGGVVETNWHAGRGGDVFVPVPKARQAAAIAFLNEHAFATPEPFLDPGVLLKIDPAGWTEQVVGTQRGLLASLLSDDRINRMTDNVAMIGDRAYPITEMVADLQNGIWRELLTTAPVIDEYRRSLQRAYLEIYRGKLVGDAATTTELRGVAVWALKGLAATIDRALPKVKDKLTILHLQDCRRTIDRILDPNKGG encoded by the coding sequence ATGAGTTTTCCCACGCGCGGCTTGGTGCCGCTGATCGTCGCCGTCCTCATGCCCGCCGTCTGGGCGCAAACGTCGCCCCCGACGGAGCCGCCACCCCAACGCGAGGCCCCCAAGGAGCAGCGGCAGACGTCGAAGCCCGGTGAACCGAAGCCGTACAAAGAGGTCGTCACGGCCGAAGCCAAGACCCAAACCGGTCTGTTCGCCGTTCACCGCATTGGGGACAAAGTGCTCTTCGAAATCCCCAAGCAGGCTCTGGGAGCCGAAATGCTCTGGACGACGGAGATCGCCGAGAGCCCGCTGGGCGGATTCGGCGGAACCCAACTGGGAGACAACGTCGTGCGCTGGACGCGCCGCGAGAACAAGATCTTCCTCCGCAAAGTCAGCCACAGCATCCGAGCCGCCGACGACGCCGCGATCAAGATCGCCGTCGCAGCCGCCTCCGTCGAGCCGATCATCGCGGCGTTCGACGTCGAGGCCGAGGGAGAGGGCGGATCGGCCGTGATCGACGTCACGAAGTTCTTCACGAGCGACCCCCAGGACTTTTCCGCCAAGCGCGCGGTCAACGGTGGGAACGTGGACGCCTCCCGCTCGTACATCGACTCGGTCAAGGCTTTCCCCACGAACATCGAGACCCGCTCGCTGCTCACCTTCAACGCCGCGCCGCCCGCCGCACCTAGCCCGTTTGGCGGACGGGGCGCGGGAGGGGCCCGCAACACGGCCTCCAGCGCGACGGCACTGGTGCACTATTCGATGGTCCTCCTCCCGGAAACGCCGATGCACCCGCGCGAATACGACTCCCGCGTGGGCTACTTCAGCGTGGGCTTCCAAGAGTACGGGGCACCCGAGAACCGGGTGATGGACAAGCGGTACATCTCGCGGTTCCGCTTGGAGAAGAAGGACCCCGCCGCGGCGGTCTCCGAGCCCGTCAAGCCGATCGTCTTCTATTTGAGCCGGGAGGTGCCCGAGAAGTGGCGCGCCCCGATGAAGCAGGGCATCGAATGGTGGAACAAGGCGTTCGAGACCGCGGGTTTCCGCAACGCGATCGTCGCCCGCGACGCGCCGACCGCAGCGGAAGATCCCAACTGGGACCCTGAGGACGCGCGCTACTCGGTCGTGCGCTGGGCGCCCACACCCACGGAGAACGCCATGGGGCCGAGCGTTCAGGACCCGCGCAGCGGGGAGACGATCTCCGCGCACATCATCGTTTGGCACAACGTGCTGAACCTCGCGCAGATGTGGTACTTCGTGCAGGCTTCGCCCAACGATCCCTCCGCCCAACGGTTGCCTCTTCCCGACGAGCTGACCGGCCGGCTGATCGAGTACGTCGTCGCCCACGAGGTCGGGCACACCCTCGGATTGCAGCACAACTTCCGGGGCTCGTCGACCTACTCGATCGCTCAACTGCGCGACCCCAAGTTCACCGAGCAGTACGGAACCGAGGCGTCCGTGATGGACTACGGGCGCTTCAACTACGTCGCCCAACCCGGCGACGGGGCTCGCCTCATTCCAACCCTCGGACCCTACGATCTCTTCGCGATCGAGTGGGGCTACAAACCGATCCTCGGCAACGCGTCCCAGGAGAAGACCGAGCTCGATAAGATTGCCGCGCGACAGGTGACGAACCCGATGCTGCGGTTCGGCGGCGGCATGCGCGAGGATCCGACCCAACAGTCGGAAGATCTCGGCGACGACGCCTTGGAAGCGACCCGGCTCGGCTTGTTGAACCTCGAGCGCGTGATGAAGTACCTCGTGGCGGCCACCACCAAACCGGGCGAGGATTACTCGTTCCTGCAGGAGGTCTACCAGCGCGTGCTGGGGCAGCGCTCGATGGAGCTGAACCACGTGACGCGCCTCGTCGGCGGCGTCGTCGAGACGAACTGGCACGCAGGCCGCGGCGGGGACGTGTTCGTGCCGGTGCCGAAGGCCCGCCAGGCCGCGGCGATCGCGTTCCTGAACGAGCATGCGTTCGCCACCCCCGAGCCGTTCCTCGATCCGGGGGTGTTGCTCAAGATCGACCCAGCCGGCTGGACCGAGCAGGTCGTGGGCACGCAGCGAGGGCTGTTGGCCTCGCTCCTTTCGGACGACCGGATCAACCGGATGACCGACAACGTGGCGATGATCGGCGATCGAGCCTATCCGATCACGGAGATGGTCGCCGACCTGCAGAACGGCATCTGGCGCGAGCTGCTGACCACGGCGCCGGTGATCGACGAGTATCGAAGAAGCCTCCAGCGGGCCTATCTCGAGATCTATCGGGGCAAGCTGGTGGGGGATGCCGCCACAACGACCGAACTGCGCGGCGTGGCCGTGTGGGCGCTCAAGGGTCTGGCGGCGACGATCGACCGAGCCCTTCCCAAGGTCAAGGACAAGCTGACGATCCTGCACCTTCAGGATTGCCGACGAACCATCGACCGCATCCTGGACCCGAACAAGGGAGGCTAG
- the uvrC gene encoding excinuclease ABC subunit UvrC — protein MPRQVHEHVAKKLKGLSAQPGCYVFRDEKGEVLYVGKALVLKNRVRSYFQASTRHSTRIARMVARVRDIETFVVDSELEALVLECNLIKRHRPPYNVRLRDDKSYPYITITNEKFPRVLFTRRVRKDGARYFGPYTSAWAVRETLQILHKVFPLIPCGKSWSGRAEQRPCLYHHLGQCFAPCAGLADRDAYKAVVKQVEQFLSGKEEGLLKGMRTEMGEAADALDFERAAKIRDQIASLESILQRQKVLSTNQVDQDVIAVVKDERGSAIQMLYVRSGKLIGQRQFYLDGSSEAAPGEAVQEFVKQYYSDAPEVPREVLLPVEIEERAIVEQWLRSKRGSAVKLEVPRGGGRLRLVELAADNAEQALAVFSEEIERKEAWAEQAMTELQEALDLPAPPVRVEGYDISNIQGTAPVGSMVVVESGEPAKNEYRRFKIRYHPESPNDFAMMHEVLLRRFRAFLDKDEKFRQLPDLVMIDGGKGQLSAALKARDDLGLTVPMVGLAKRMELVYVPIPIEEAQPHERVLIDENGVLEYAYDGPDGGRYGYRAIELPMHSPGLLLLRRLRDEAHRFALTYHRKVRDKRFTGSALEEVPGVGPRRKRLLLRSFGSVAAIRRATVDEIAAVPTMTRRLAETVKECLGE, from the coding sequence ATGCCCCGCCAAGTCCACGAACACGTCGCCAAAAAGCTCAAGGGCCTCTCCGCCCAGCCGGGCTGCTACGTGTTCCGCGACGAGAAGGGCGAGGTGCTCTACGTGGGCAAGGCCCTCGTGCTGAAGAACCGGGTGCGAAGCTACTTCCAGGCCTCCACCCGGCACAGCACGCGCATCGCGCGGATGGTCGCGCGCGTGCGGGACATCGAAACGTTCGTCGTGGACTCGGAACTCGAGGCCCTCGTGCTCGAGTGCAACCTCATCAAGCGCCACCGCCCGCCCTACAACGTGCGCCTGCGCGACGACAAGAGCTACCCCTACATCACCATCACCAACGAGAAGTTCCCGCGCGTCCTGTTCACCCGGCGGGTCCGGAAGGACGGGGCGCGCTACTTCGGACCCTACACCAGCGCGTGGGCGGTGCGCGAGACGCTCCAAATCCTCCACAAGGTGTTCCCGCTGATCCCCTGCGGCAAGAGCTGGAGCGGCCGAGCCGAACAACGGCCGTGCCTCTACCATCACCTGGGCCAGTGCTTCGCCCCGTGCGCCGGCCTCGCGGACCGCGACGCGTACAAGGCCGTCGTCAAGCAGGTGGAGCAGTTTCTTTCCGGCAAAGAGGAGGGGCTGCTCAAAGGGATGCGCACGGAGATGGGCGAAGCGGCCGACGCCCTCGACTTCGAGCGGGCGGCCAAGATCCGGGACCAGATCGCCTCGCTGGAATCGATCCTTCAGCGCCAGAAGGTGCTCTCCACCAACCAGGTGGACCAGGACGTGATCGCCGTCGTGAAGGACGAGCGCGGTTCCGCAATCCAGATGCTCTACGTCCGCAGCGGCAAACTGATCGGCCAGCGCCAGTTCTATCTCGACGGGAGCAGCGAGGCCGCGCCCGGCGAGGCCGTGCAGGAGTTTGTCAAGCAGTACTACTCCGATGCGCCCGAGGTGCCTCGCGAGGTGCTGCTTCCGGTGGAAATCGAGGAGCGCGCGATCGTGGAGCAGTGGCTGCGGTCCAAGCGGGGATCGGCGGTCAAGCTCGAAGTCCCACGGGGCGGCGGACGGTTGCGCCTCGTCGAACTGGCGGCCGACAACGCGGAACAGGCGCTGGCGGTCTTCAGCGAGGAGATCGAGCGCAAGGAGGCTTGGGCGGAGCAGGCGATGACCGAGTTGCAGGAGGCGTTGGACCTTCCTGCGCCGCCCGTCCGCGTGGAGGGGTACGACATCTCCAATATCCAAGGCACCGCGCCCGTGGGCTCGATGGTCGTCGTCGAGAGCGGCGAGCCGGCGAAGAACGAGTACCGGAGGTTCAAGATCCGCTACCACCCGGAGAGCCCGAACGACTTCGCCATGATGCACGAGGTGCTGCTGCGCCGGTTCCGGGCGTTCCTCGACAAGGACGAGAAGTTCCGCCAACTGCCCGACCTCGTGATGATCGACGGGGGCAAGGGGCAACTTTCCGCAGCGCTCAAGGCGCGCGACGACTTGGGACTCACGGTGCCGATGGTGGGCCTGGCCAAGCGCATGGAACTGGTTTACGTGCCCATCCCGATCGAAGAGGCGCAGCCGCACGAGCGGGTCTTGATCGATGAGAACGGGGTGTTGGAGTACGCCTACGACGGGCCGGACGGGGGGCGCTACGGGTATCGGGCGATCGAGCTGCCGATGCACTCCCCGGGCCTGCTGCTGCTGCGCAGACTCCGCGACGAGGCGCACCGGTTCGCCCTCACCTACCACCGAAAGGTGCGCGACAAACGGTTCACCGGATCCGCGCTCGAAGAGGTGCCCGGCGTCGGTCCTCGGCGCAAGCGGCTGCTCCTGAGGAGCTTCGGGTCCGTCGCAGCGATCCGTCGCGCGACCGTCGATGAGATCGCCGCGGTCCCCACCATGACGCGCCGTCTGGCGGAGACGGTGAAAGAGTGTCTGGGCGAATAG
- the coaD gene encoding pantetheine-phosphate adenylyltransferase, which translates to MKLAIYPGSFDPPTLGHMDVIERAARLFDTLIVGVGINRAKKPLLEATDRVEALQKSCSSLPNVRVETFEGLLIDFAERTGARAIVRGLRATADFEYEFQMAMVNRRLREELETVFLMTKWEYSYLSSSIVRELATLGGDYTSMVPEPVAEVLAQALRSP; encoded by the coding sequence ATGAAGCTCGCGATCTACCCGGGATCGTTCGATCCCCCGACGCTCGGGCACATGGACGTGATCGAACGGGCCGCGCGGCTTTTCGACACGCTGATCGTGGGCGTGGGAATCAACCGGGCCAAGAAACCGTTGCTCGAGGCGACGGACCGGGTCGAGGCCCTGCAAAAGAGCTGTTCCAGCCTGCCCAACGTGCGGGTGGAGACGTTCGAGGGCCTGCTCATCGATTTCGCCGAACGCACCGGGGCCCGCGCCATTGTGAGGGGCCTGCGCGCGACCGCGGATTTCGAGTACGAGTTTCAGATGGCGATGGTCAACCGCCGGCTGCGCGAAGAGCTGGAGACGGTGTTTCTCATGACCAAGTGGGAGTACTCCTACTTGAGCAGCAGCATCGTGCGCGAGTTGGCGACCCTCGGAGGAGACTACACGTCGATGGTGCCCGAGCCCGTCGCCGAGGTGTTGGCGCAAGCGTTGCGTTCTCCCTAG
- the icd gene encoding NADP-dependent isocitrate dehydrogenase — translation MPSPITMSAQGLHVPNDPILPFIEGDGTGPDIWNASVRVFDAAVAKAYGGERKIEWREVLAGEKAFNETGNWLPDATLDAFRDYLVGIKGPLTTPVGGGIRSLNVALRQILDLYVCLRPVRWFEGVPSPVKDPGAVDMVIFRENSEDIYAGIEFQEGTEDAKKFAALLKEHFPDRYAKVRFPESSGFGIKPSSRAGTDRLVVAAIDYAIANKRPSLTLVHKGNIMKFTEGAFRDWGYQVAKEKYGAVDYEGGPWQIIEEHGLIVKDVIADAFLQQILLRPKEYDVIATMNLNGDYISDALAAEVGGIGIAPGGNINYTTGHAIFEATHGTAPKYAGKDMVNPSSVILSGEMMFRYMGWTEAADLILKGVDGAIAAKTVTYDFHRQMEGATLLKCSEFGDAVVGKM, via the coding sequence ATGCCCTCTCCCATCACCATGTCCGCCCAGGGACTTCACGTTCCCAACGATCCGATTCTTCCGTTCATCGAAGGCGACGGCACCGGCCCCGACATTTGGAACGCCAGCGTCCGGGTCTTCGACGCGGCCGTCGCGAAGGCCTACGGAGGCGAGCGCAAGATCGAGTGGCGCGAGGTGCTTGCGGGAGAGAAGGCGTTCAACGAGACGGGCAACTGGCTCCCGGACGCGACGCTGGATGCGTTTCGCGACTACCTGGTCGGCATCAAGGGTCCCCTCACGACGCCCGTCGGTGGAGGCATCCGATCGCTCAACGTGGCCCTGCGCCAGATCCTCGACCTCTACGTGTGCCTGCGCCCCGTGCGGTGGTTCGAAGGGGTGCCGAGCCCCGTGAAGGACCCCGGCGCCGTGGACATGGTGATCTTCCGCGAAAACAGCGAGGACATCTACGCCGGCATCGAGTTCCAGGAAGGCACCGAGGACGCGAAGAAGTTCGCGGCCCTGCTCAAGGAGCACTTCCCCGACCGGTACGCCAAGGTGCGGTTCCCCGAGTCGAGCGGCTTTGGCATCAAGCCCTCGTCGCGGGCCGGGACCGACCGCCTCGTGGTGGCCGCGATCGACTACGCGATCGCGAACAAGCGTCCGAGCCTCACGCTTGTCCACAAGGGCAACATCATGAAGTTCACGGAGGGCGCCTTCCGCGATTGGGGCTACCAGGTCGCCAAGGAGAAGTACGGCGCGGTGGACTACGAGGGTGGGCCGTGGCAAATCATCGAGGAGCACGGGCTGATCGTGAAGGACGTGATCGCCGACGCGTTCCTGCAGCAGATCCTCCTGCGCCCGAAGGAGTACGACGTCATCGCCACGATGAACTTGAACGGCGACTACATCAGCGACGCGCTGGCCGCGGAGGTGGGGGGCATCGGGATCGCCCCGGGCGGGAACATCAACTACACCACGGGCCACGCGATCTTCGAGGCCACGCACGGCACGGCGCCGAAGTACGCGGGGAAGGACATGGTGAACCCGTCGTCCGTCATCCTCTCGGGCGAGATGATGTTCCGCTACATGGGTTGGACCGAGGCCGCCGACCTCATCCTCAAGGGTGTGGACGGTGCGATCGCCGCCAAGACGGTGACCTACGACTTCCACCGGCAGATGGAGGGAGCCACGCTGCTCAAGTGCAGCGAGTTTGGCGACGCGGTCGTCGGCAAGATGTAG
- a CDS encoding PEP-CTERM sorting domain-containing protein — protein sequence MKRLLTLTFLAVCASSFGQVWVEVGDAPELLPGQLTLGSGPLTTIRGSFDATTNADVYCITITDPGAFSASTVGGTTLDTQLFLFNSSGFGVTFDDDDPAGTGLQSKITGAFVPGPGTYFLGISRWDYDANSAGGEIWLDTPYGVERAPDGPGAGGPLSSWAGTGTTAGDYSIALTGAGYHAPVPEPASMLALGLGAAAMLRRRKKA from the coding sequence ATGAAAAGACTCTTAACATTGACGTTTCTTGCGGTGTGCGCGTCGTCCTTCGGCCAAGTGTGGGTCGAGGTTGGGGATGCGCCGGAACTCCTTCCCGGGCAGTTGACCCTCGGTTCGGGCCCGTTGACGACGATTCGCGGCTCTTTTGACGCCACGACGAACGCCGACGTCTACTGCATCACGATCACCGACCCGGGTGCGTTCAGCGCTTCGACGGTTGGCGGCACGACGCTGGACACGCAGCTCTTCTTGTTCAACTCCAGCGGCTTTGGCGTCACGTTCGACGACGACGATCCTGCCGGGACTGGCCTCCAGTCGAAGATCACGGGCGCGTTCGTTCCGGGACCTGGGACGTACTTCCTCGGGATCTCGCGCTGGGACTACGATGCCAACAGCGCCGGCGGAGAGATCTGGCTTGACACACCGTACGGCGTCGAGCGGGCTCCCGACGGCCCCGGTGCGGGAGGACCTCTCTCGAGCTGGGCCGGCACCGGCACGACCGCCGGCGACTACTCGATCGCCCTGACCGGCGCGGGCTACCACGCCCCCGTCCCCGAGCCCGCTTCCATGCTGGCGCTCGGACTCGGCGCGGCGGCCATGCTGCGGCGACGCAAGAAGGCCTAA